The following proteins are co-located in the Pan troglodytes isolate AG18354 chromosome 5, NHGRI_mPanTro3-v2.0_pri, whole genome shotgun sequence genome:
- the CRISP3 gene encoding cysteine-rich secretory protein 3 isoform X2 has product MKRILHPALETTAMTLFPVLLFLVAGLLPSFPANEDKDPAFTALLTTQTQVQREIVNKHNELRRAVSPPARNMLKMEWNKEAAANAQKWANQCNYRHSNPKDRMTSLKCGENLYMSSAPSSWSQAIQSWFDEYNDFDFGVGPKTPNAVVGHYTQVVWYSSYLVGCGSAYCPNQKVLKYYYVCQYCPAGNWANRLYVPYEKGAPCASCPDNCDDGLCTNGCKYEDLYSNCKSLKLTLTCKHQLVRDSCKASCNCSNSIY; this is encoded by the exons CAATGACATTATTCCCAGTGCTGTTGTTCCTGGTTGCTGGGCTGCTTCCATCTTTTCCAGCAAATGAAGATAAG gATCCCGCTTTTACTGCTTTGTTAACCACCCAAACACAAGTGCAAAGGGAGATTGTGAATAAGCACAATGAACTGAGGAGAGCAGTATCTCCCCCTGCCAGAAACATGCTGAAGATG GAATGGAACAAAGAGGCTGCAGCAAATGCCCAAAAGTGGGCAAACCAGTGCAATTACAGACACAGTAACCCAAAGGATCGAATGACAA GTCTAAAATGTGGTGAGAATCTCTACATGTCAAGTGCCCCCAGTTCATGGTCACAAGCAATTCAAAGCTGGTTTGATGAGTACAATGATTTTGACTTTGGTGTAGGGCCAAAGACTCCCAACGCAGTGGTTGGACATTATACACAG GTTGTTTGGTACTCTTCATACCTCGTTGGATGTGGAAGTGCCTACTGTCCCAATCAAAAAGTTCTAAAATACTACTATGTTTGCCAATATTGTCCTGC tGGTAATTGGGCTAATAGACTATATGTCCCTTATGAAAAAGGAGCACCTTGTGCCAGTTGCCCAGATAACTGTGACGATGGACTATGCA CCAATGGTTGCAAGTACGAAGATCTCTATAGTAACTGTAAAAGTTTGAAGCTCACATTAACCTGTAAACATCAATTGGTCAGGGACAGTTGCAAGGCCTCCTGCAATTGTTcaaacagcatttattaa
- the CRISP3 gene encoding cysteine-rich secretory protein 3 isoform X1, with product MKRILHPALETTDPCSTGFVFPAMTLFPVLLFLVAGLLPSFPANEDKDPAFTALLTTQTQVQREIVNKHNELRRAVSPPARNMLKMEWNKEAAANAQKWANQCNYRHSNPKDRMTSLKCGENLYMSSAPSSWSQAIQSWFDEYNDFDFGVGPKTPNAVVGHYTQVVWYSSYLVGCGSAYCPNQKVLKYYYVCQYCPAGNWANRLYVPYEKGAPCASCPDNCDDGLCTNGCKYEDLYSNCKSLKLTLTCKHQLVRDSCKASCNCSNSIY from the exons ATCCCTGTTCCACCGGTTTTGTTTTCCCAGCAATGACATTATTCCCAGTGCTGTTGTTCCTGGTTGCTGGGCTGCTTCCATCTTTTCCAGCAAATGAAGATAAG gATCCCGCTTTTACTGCTTTGTTAACCACCCAAACACAAGTGCAAAGGGAGATTGTGAATAAGCACAATGAACTGAGGAGAGCAGTATCTCCCCCTGCCAGAAACATGCTGAAGATG GAATGGAACAAAGAGGCTGCAGCAAATGCCCAAAAGTGGGCAAACCAGTGCAATTACAGACACAGTAACCCAAAGGATCGAATGACAA GTCTAAAATGTGGTGAGAATCTCTACATGTCAAGTGCCCCCAGTTCATGGTCACAAGCAATTCAAAGCTGGTTTGATGAGTACAATGATTTTGACTTTGGTGTAGGGCCAAAGACTCCCAACGCAGTGGTTGGACATTATACACAG GTTGTTTGGTACTCTTCATACCTCGTTGGATGTGGAAGTGCCTACTGTCCCAATCAAAAAGTTCTAAAATACTACTATGTTTGCCAATATTGTCCTGC tGGTAATTGGGCTAATAGACTATATGTCCCTTATGAAAAAGGAGCACCTTGTGCCAGTTGCCCAGATAACTGTGACGATGGACTATGCA CCAATGGTTGCAAGTACGAAGATCTCTATAGTAACTGTAAAAGTTTGAAGCTCACATTAACCTGTAAACATCAATTGGTCAGGGACAGTTGCAAGGCCTCCTGCAATTGTTcaaacagcatttattaa